A single Anopheles arabiensis isolate DONGOLA chromosome 2, AaraD3, whole genome shotgun sequence DNA region contains:
- the LOC120900072 gene encoding isocitrate dehydrogenase [NADP] cytoplasmic-like isoform X1, with translation MISLGTPRRAIKFRSANIQELVDNVWATSICTARIVKQRIEMASKIKAGPVVDILGDEMTRIIWDSIKEKLILPFLDIELHTYDLGIEHRDATNDQVTIDCAEAVKRYNVGIKCATITPDEARVEEFKLKQMWRSPNGTIRNILGGTVFREAIICKNVPRLVPGWEKPIIIGRHAHGDQYKATDFVVPVPGKLEMKFTPADGSEPTTYVVNEYKSAGVAMGMYNLDDSIRDFAHSSFKVALDRKFPLYLSTKNTILKKYDGRFKDIFQEIYDKDYKKQFEALGIWYEHRLIDDMVAYCMKAEGGFVWACKNYDGDVQSDTVAQGFGSLGLMTSVLVCPDGRTVESEAAHGTVTRHYRQHQQGKETSTNPIASIFAWTRGLLHRAKLDDNAELKRFAETLEKVCIDTIESGFMTKDLAICIKGMANVKRTDYMETFEFMNKLGENLQAALTQSRL, from the exons ATGATTTCGTTGGGTACGCCCCGGCGAGCTATAAAATTTCGCAGTGCTAATATACAAGAGCTTGTTGATAATGTGTGGGCCACTTCAATATGCACTGCGCGTATCGTTAAACAG CGCATCGAAATGGCGTCGAAAATCAAGGCCGGACCCGTGGTGGACATCCTGGGCGATGAGATGACGCGCATCATCTGGGACTCGATCAAGGAGAAGCTGATCCTCCCGTTCCTGGACATTGAGCTGCACACGTACGATCTCGGCATCGAGCATCGCGACGCGACGAACGATCAGGTCACGATCGACTGTGCGGAAGCGGTGAAGCGGTACAACGTCGGCAtcaagtgtgccaccatcaCGCCGGACGAGGCGCGCGTCGAGGAGTTCAAGCTGAAGCAGATGTGGCGCTCGCCGAACGGCACGATCCGCAACATCCTGGGCGGTACGGTGTTCCGCGAGGCGATCATCTGCAAGAACGTGCCGCGGCTGGTGCCGGGCTGGGAGAAGCCGATCATTATCGGGCGCCACGCGCACGGCGACCAGTACAAGGCGACCGACTTTGTGGTGCCGGTGCCGGGCAAGCTGGAGATGAAGTTCACGCCGGCCGACGGTAGCGAACCGACCACGTACGTGGTGAACGAGTACAAGAGTGCCGGTGTCGCGATGGGCATGTACAATCTGGACGATTCGATCCGCGACTTTGCGCACTCGTCGTTCAAGGTGGCGCTGGACCGGAAGTTCCCGCTGTACCTCAGCACCAAGAACACGATCCTGAAGAAGTACGACGGCCGGTTCAAGGACATCTTCCAGGAGATTTACGACAAAGACTACAAGAAGCAGTTCGAGGCGCTCGGCATCTGGTACGAGCACCGGCTGATCGACGACATGGTCGCGTACTGCATGAAGGCGGAGGGTGGGTTCGTGTGGGCGTGCAAGAACTACGACGGGGACGTGCAGTCGGACACGGTGGCGCAGGGTTTCGGGTCGCTCGGTCTGATGACCTCGGTGCTGGTGTGCCCGGACGGGCGCACGGTCGAGTCGGAGGCGGCCCACGGTACCGTGACGCGGCACTACCGCCAGCATCAGCAGGGCAAGGAAACGTCCACCAATCCGATCGCGTCGATCTTCGCGTGGACCCGCGGGCTGCTGCACCGGGCCAAGCTGGACGATAATGCCGAGCTGAAGCGGTTCGCCGAAACGCTCGAGAAGGTGTGCATCGACACGATCGAGTCGGGCTTCATGACCAAAGATTTGGCCATCTGCATCAAGGGTATGGCGAACGTGAAGCGCACCGACTACATGGAGACGTTCGAGTTCATGAACAAGCTGGGCGAAAATCTGCAGGCCGCGTTGACGCAGAGCCGGCTTTAA
- the LOC120900072 gene encoding isocitrate dehydrogenase [NADP] cytoplasmic-like isoform X2, which yields MASKIKAGPVVDILGDEMTRIIWDSIKEKLILPFLDIELHTYDLGIEHRDATNDQVTIDCAEAVKRYNVGIKCATITPDEARVEEFKLKQMWRSPNGTIRNILGGTVFREAIICKNVPRLVPGWEKPIIIGRHAHGDQYKATDFVVPVPGKLEMKFTPADGSEPTTYVVNEYKSAGVAMGMYNLDDSIRDFAHSSFKVALDRKFPLYLSTKNTILKKYDGRFKDIFQEIYDKDYKKQFEALGIWYEHRLIDDMVAYCMKAEGGFVWACKNYDGDVQSDTVAQGFGSLGLMTSVLVCPDGRTVESEAAHGTVTRHYRQHQQGKETSTNPIASIFAWTRGLLHRAKLDDNAELKRFAETLEKVCIDTIESGFMTKDLAICIKGMANVKRTDYMETFEFMNKLGENLQAALTQSRL from the coding sequence ATGGCGTCGAAAATCAAGGCCGGACCCGTGGTGGACATCCTGGGCGATGAGATGACGCGCATCATCTGGGACTCGATCAAGGAGAAGCTGATCCTCCCGTTCCTGGACATTGAGCTGCACACGTACGATCTCGGCATCGAGCATCGCGACGCGACGAACGATCAGGTCACGATCGACTGTGCGGAAGCGGTGAAGCGGTACAACGTCGGCAtcaagtgtgccaccatcaCGCCGGACGAGGCGCGCGTCGAGGAGTTCAAGCTGAAGCAGATGTGGCGCTCGCCGAACGGCACGATCCGCAACATCCTGGGCGGTACGGTGTTCCGCGAGGCGATCATCTGCAAGAACGTGCCGCGGCTGGTGCCGGGCTGGGAGAAGCCGATCATTATCGGGCGCCACGCGCACGGCGACCAGTACAAGGCGACCGACTTTGTGGTGCCGGTGCCGGGCAAGCTGGAGATGAAGTTCACGCCGGCCGACGGTAGCGAACCGACCACGTACGTGGTGAACGAGTACAAGAGTGCCGGTGTCGCGATGGGCATGTACAATCTGGACGATTCGATCCGCGACTTTGCGCACTCGTCGTTCAAGGTGGCGCTGGACCGGAAGTTCCCGCTGTACCTCAGCACCAAGAACACGATCCTGAAGAAGTACGACGGCCGGTTCAAGGACATCTTCCAGGAGATTTACGACAAAGACTACAAGAAGCAGTTCGAGGCGCTCGGCATCTGGTACGAGCACCGGCTGATCGACGACATGGTCGCGTACTGCATGAAGGCGGAGGGTGGGTTCGTGTGGGCGTGCAAGAACTACGACGGGGACGTGCAGTCGGACACGGTGGCGCAGGGTTTCGGGTCGCTCGGTCTGATGACCTCGGTGCTGGTGTGCCCGGACGGGCGCACGGTCGAGTCGGAGGCGGCCCACGGTACCGTGACGCGGCACTACCGCCAGCATCAGCAGGGCAAGGAAACGTCCACCAATCCGATCGCGTCGATCTTCGCGTGGACCCGCGGGCTGCTGCACCGGGCCAAGCTGGACGATAATGCCGAGCTGAAGCGGTTCGCCGAAACGCTCGAGAAGGTGTGCATCGACACGATCGAGTCGGGCTTCATGACCAAAGATTTGGCCATCTGCATCAAGGGTATGGCGAACGTGAAGCGCACCGACTACATGGAGACGTTCGAGTTCATGAACAAGCTGGGCGAAAATCTGCAGGCCGCGTTGACGCAGAGCCGGCTTTAA
- the LOC120895396 gene encoding terminal uridylyltransferase 4 — protein MADQRPSTSQQATQQQQQQQKQQQEESRNGRKRRLSMNRKKGNKKGARKQLEEAGEPTSMLLQPLVQSLSTCAPGSEMSALIAALQPAPADVEMVLNMVKDDLNRVLNLPNNQATIYEFGSIKSGLLLKDSDLDFYIHYAREKTEREEQIKLIHVVCSRMDRDTSFTGKVKILGAKVPLLRAVHVRTNLQCDINFSNARGCYNSKFIHAIMKFDERIHQLTVMVKFWAQCAHILTSHHQMNSYCLIMMVIFYLQTRKLPVIPSVEDLQQGIARITFGPWNLGYPQQIQYKTWNVSTVRELLVGFFKYYSEFDFAGNIISPYVGRLCSTVELEKKSIRELAPYYRAVERENYPELSLGPFITIQDPFELNVNVGKVLRMNVLAEQMKHSLKHAYELCQRFQGGEFAKLLVALFTDVQKCPKPTKESKAAAKKPTPTAGVQPAGGGGAVANGTVVEKQQQPGPSSSTNSSSGSSSTSNSNGTASGSSTAGPPAGVGKNGCWYKCTLPPIEHELYLVKQILQARDRERKTIITDERVRHLWAECMLDFIVDILRKLYMVKVEPIGTAEEKEPTPAEPHQPNPVRTYQLTCERQVFIARKRITISNEADLQREIEISKQRWEKNHALQFSTRAEMVAVDGAIELRIPNDQPKNGPFRLFIDTCFLVHIRKCLRGYFMVMLAKAKEKANQQPASRSETAAEENRPAGERCKL, from the coding sequence ATGGCTGACCAACGACCAAGCACTTCCCAGCAGgcgacgcagcagcagcagcagcagcagaaacagcaACAGGAAGAAAGTCGCAACGGCCGCAAACGGAGACTTTCCATGAATCGGAAAAAGGGCAACAAGAAGGGTGCCCGCAAGCAGCTGGAGGAAGCGGGCGAACCGACCAGCATGCTGCTCCAGCCACTCGTCCAAAGCTTGAGCACGTGCGCCCCGGGCAGCGAAATGAGCGCACTGATCGCGGCCCTGCAGCCCGCACCCGCCGACGTGGAGATGGTGCTGAACATGGTGAAGGACGATCTGAACCGGGTGCTCAATCTGCCCAACAATCAGGCCACCATCTACGAGTTCGGCTCGATCAAGTCGGGCCTGCTGCTGAAGGACAGCGATCTCGACTTCTACATCCACTACGCGCGCGAAAAGACGGAGCGCGAGGAGCAGATCAAGCTGATACACGTGGTCTGCAGCCGCATGGACCGGGACACCAGCTTCACCGGCAAGGTGAAGATACTCGGCGCGAAGGTACCGTTGCTGCGGGCGGTCCACGTGCGCACCAATCTCCAGTGCGACATCAACTTTAGCAATGCGCGCGGCTGCTACAACAGCAAGTTCATCCACGCGATCATGAAGTTTGACGAGCGCATCCACCAGCTGACGGTGATGGTGAAGTTTTGGGCGCAGTGTGCCCACATACTCACGTCCCACCATCAGATGAACTCCTACTGCCTGATCATGATGGTGATCTTTTACCTGCAGACGCGCAAGCTGCCCGTCATACCGTCCGTGGAGGACCTGCAGCAGGGCATCGCGCGCATCACGTTCGGGCCCTGGAACCTGGGCTACCCGCAGCAGATACAGTACAAAACGTGGAACGTCAGCACGGTGCGCGAGCTGCTGGTCGGCTTCTTCAAGTACTACTCCGAGTTTGACTTTGCGGGCAACATCATCTCGCCGTACGTGGGCCGGCTCTGCTCGACGGTCGAGCTGGAGAAGAAGTCGATCCGCGAGCTGGCCCCGTACTATCGGGCGGTGGAGAGGGAAAACTATCCGGAGCTGTCGCTCGGCCCGTTCATCACGATACAGGACCCGTTCGAGCTGAACGTGAACGTGGGCAAGGTGTTGCGCATGAACGTGCTGGCGGAGCAGATGAAGCACAGCCTGAAGCATGCGTACGAGCTGTGCCAGCGGTTTCAGGGCGGCGAGTTTGCGAAACTGCTCGTGGCGCTATTTACCGACGTGCAGAAGTGCCCAAAACCGACCAAGGAATCGAAAGCAGCTGCCAAAAAACCCACGCCCACTGCCGGTGTGCAgccagctggtggtggtggtgccgttgCTAACGGGACGGTGGttgaaaagcagcagcaaccgggaCCATCGTCATCCACCAACAGTAGTAGCGGCAGTAGCAgtaccagcaacagcaatggTACCGCTAGCGGTAGCTCTACTGCCGGTCCGCCTGCCGGGGTGGGCAAGAACGGATGCTGGTATAAGTGTACCCTGCCGCCGATCGAGCACGAGCTGTACCTGGTGAAGCAGATCCTGCAGGCCCGGGACCGGGAGCGCAAAACCATCATCACGGACGAGCGCGTCCGGCACCTGTGGGCCGAATGTATGCTGGACTTTATCGTGGACATTCTGCGCAAGCTGTACATGGTAAAGGTGGAACCAATCGGCACGGCGGAAGAAAAGGAACCCACACCGGCAGAACCACACCAGCCGAACCCGGTGCGAACGTACCAGCTGACCTGCGAGCGGCAGGTGTTCATTGCCCGCAAGCGCATCACCATCTCGAACGAGGCGGACCTGCAGCGGGAAATCGAAATCTCCAAACAGCGGTGGGAGAAGAACCACGCGCTGCAGTTTAGTACGCGGGCGGAGATGGTCGCCGTCGACGGTGCGATCGAGCTGCGCATCCCGAACGATCAGCCGAAGAATGGGCCGTTCCGGCTGTTCATCGACACCTGCTTTCTGGTGCACATTCGCAAGTGCTTGCGCGGCTACTTTATGGTGATGCTGGCCAAGGCGAAGGAAAAGGCAAACCAGCAGCCGGCCAGCAGGAGCGAAACGGCTGCGGAGGAGAACCGGCCCGCCGGGGAACGGTGTAAGCTCTAG